TCTACTtcgggtgatcctttatcctacggtggcacatagttatgaaaTAATGGAATTTTAATACGGGTCTCTTGCCTCTACTATGGGAGAGAGcctctatcccaaggtccaaTCGGTGCTAGGTGAACTCTCAACGGAATAGTTATAATCAAAAGTCATAAATTCatcatcatgtgggagggggcatatctactacccgtccactatttataaaaaaacataatcataTAATAGCTCCTTGATCTTATCTCATGTAATGTGAGTGtaggcctttcatcattactcATCCTTTTCATAAAccatcattagggtcttaagtcaccctcattcataaaacttactTTCATACTTTAAATTcaagatcatagcttatacttgaaattagggtaaaacatgactacatgatcaattgacttggaaatcatgaaattaacttgaaaacatgcatgatcatatactttatatcaacccatacataattcatgaaaataatatcaattggatgtataattgaaaatacccataatccatatcatgaaccctaaatatCAATGTACTAaagttcatagaaaaactcttcaatttcatgcaataatcatcaatttatattaaaatatattcataatcatagttagaatcataattcatacaattgaaatagagatcataatcCCATATGaatacatactttaattgattgaaaaagtagGGAATTTGTTTGGCTCCATGAGTGAAAGAACCGTAGGATCAAATACTcatataccttgagtgagaagaccaatgaatttagaagaatttgagagtttcgatggagagtttgagtgaatttcttggaggTCTTCAATGTAGTCCTTGAGAGTTTTtgtatagagagaaatatttgaataggtgaattatggtagaatgaagaagaataggGGTTTATGTTAGTTTATAGAGaggaattaggtcctaaaaacgtcctagttcattaactaacattTAGGGAAATGTTTAAAGTACCCCCCTTAAAACTGAATTTGGGAACATGTAAATCGCATTTGATATGAGATTTATGAACAAAATGTAAATCGCATTTGAGGTATGCATTTTATGGCCAATTTGAGTGAATGAGGTTTTTGGCTAGATTTTGGGAAAAATTGCACTGTGGGGGAGCAAGTGTGCGAAGAGGACTTACCGTGCACCCTATTGTTTTGTGCAATTTCTGGGAAAAACAATCGATAtatgagtcctaaaaatccaccgaggcCATTTTTTGAAAAgcttaaccttattatatcatattccatCCTTCAAATACCCAGGGGGCCCTCTGGCTAAGATTACCAAAGTACCGAATGAAGGAGCTACATGGATCCTACCTGGTAAACCACAAGTCGGGGTTGGTCTATACGCTTTGGGTTAAATGCCCTGGTTACAAATGATTATGATTACTTGTGTTATACTTACCtcatttatatgttatttatactttctttatctatAGAGTTCcgtcggcctatgcctactgagtaccattcgttgggtactcatactacacatCTGCACCGTATAGATCATTGTATGGGTTATCTCGTTGATTTGGAGTTTGAGCAGAGCAGCTTGTATTCGGAgattgggtgagctcttggcgttaGGAGTTGCCGATTTTTCATCTACTTTGgactaggactagtctttactttgcCTTTCGAAGACAGCCTGTACTTGCAgttgtatttgtaaaagccttgcactcttattttgattagatgctcgattactgatTAACGTTAGGTCTTGGAAATGATTTTTTGTGTTGTATATAGATACTCTGTTATCCCTCTTTCTTCTCCTTATTATTGTCTTCTGCTTCATTTGATTATCTTCCGCTTGATAGCTCATTGCTTCTGGCTTCAGGCTATAGATTAAGCTTACCTATTAGTGGATTGTAATAGATGTCATTATGACTTGAGAAATAGAATCGtgacataaaattaataaaagaatcatattatattcatctatttcattttttatagatgaaataaaatgaagaacaaaTCAAATTAGcttataaaagaagaaaattaaaaagaaaatacagaAAGATGTTGAGAGGTAAAGAAATAAAGAGAAATAGTTGAGAAATGATGATGAAGAAAGGGAGAATTAGggttttaaaaattaattaaaaatataaattaaacatGTCAACAACAAAGAAAAGGTCACGTGGATGAAACTCAAAGCCAGACATGCTTAATAAATGTGTGTATGTATACACATATTTGGTTCAATCATCGTTGAAACATATTTCTCAAATTAACaaaatgataatttaaaatttcaataattatgttacaaattataattttaatgtgtTTTTGATATGAAACTCATTTAATTATAAAACAAAGTAGGGTgataattttttcatctttctcCCTTTCAAAATTAGCCTAGAGTCtgtaatctcattttaaaaCTCCTTTCTGATAATCAATGGCTTCTTCCATATGGGTTTCATCAAAAACCTCAATTTGCGACTCCTCTTCACTCTCTTTCACTTCTCATCTCGTCAAATTTCCAATTTCCGATGCCAAACTAAACAACAGAAACCCCACTTTCCAATCACTGAAACTCCCCCTTCCTTCAATTCACTGCGGTATTCGTGAACTACGAGAAAGAATCGACACAATCAAGAATATCCAGAAAGTTACAGAAGCAATGAAACTAGTTGCAGCCGCCAAGATTCGCAGAGCCCAAGAAGCAGTCATCAGTACTCGACCATTTGCTGAAACCCTTGTTGATATGTTGTACAACATCAGCCAACAGCTTCAATTGGAAGATGTAGAGATACCCTTAACAGAAATCAGACCTGTAAAGAAAGTTGCCCTTGTTGTTATTGCAGGTGAAAGAGGTCTTTGTGGGGGTTTCAACAGTGGAATATTCAAGAAAGCAGAGACCCGGATGGCGGAATTGACGAATCTTGGAATTGGGTATACTTTGATTAGTGTTGGCAAAAAAGGTAATGCTTATTTTCGTCGGAGGAGGAAAGGTGAATTTGTTGATAGATTTGTTGAGGGAGAGAATTTTCCAACAACTAAAGAGGCTCAGGTTATAGCTGATGAtgttttttctttgtttgttaGTGAAGAAGTTGATAAAGTAGAGCTTTTGTATACTAAATTTGTTTCGTTGATTAAATCTGATCCTGTAATACATACTTTGCTCCCATTAACGCCGAAAGGAGAGGTTTTCGATGTGAATGGGAGAAGTGTTGATGTAGATGAAGATGAGTTCTTTAGGTTGACTACTGAGGGAGGAAAATTGACTGTGGTGAGAGATCATTTGATGGTGAAAAAGGGGACCTATTTGCCTAATTTAGAGTTTGAGCAAGACCCTGCTCAGATTCTTGATGCATTGATGCCTCTCTATTTGAATAGCCAGATTTTGAGGGCACTTCAAGAGTCATTCGCAAGTGAGCTTGCAGCTAGGATGAATGCAATGAGTAGTGCCACGGATAATGCCATTGAGTTGAGGAGGAACCTTTCCATTGCTTATAATCGAGAAAGACAGGCAAAGATTACAGGTGAGATATTGGAAATTGTTGCTGGAGCAGATGCACTTACATAGCTGCGTCGATACTGGTATTTGTATTCTCATTGTTTTGTAATTTGGATATTCCACCATCAATGTGCTCCATTGACTCCTTTTCCAAATTGTTGGAAGCTTATAATCAGAGAAGTTTCAAGTTTAGGATTCTCTAGAATCACAAAATGAGATGAATTTCTACTGTGATGCATGATGAAGCATCTTGTCTCCCTTTAACTGCCCTGAATGACTCGTTTCTCAATTGACCGGAAGAAGATCCTTCATGAGCAACAAATGTTCTCCCTCTCGCTTTATCTCTTTTCCTAAGTTTTCTGCAATTTACTTGGGGTGTTTTATGTGAGTGTTGGTAAGTGTAGACATGAAGGTCAAAGAAGTTAGTGTAGGAGTTTCGCAAGAGCAGTATACTTTACTGGCTGTAGATATAGATGCTGAAATTTCTTTATGCAAGGACTTGGTGATCAAGATTTGTACCAGAGTTTAGCACATGATCTGGTGGATTAAGAAAATTCAGCTTATATTGTCATCAGTAGAACTATATCTCATTGCTTTGAGTCTCGAGCGCTTTAAGTTGATAATCCTACTTTCCATGATGTAACAGACCATGTTTCTAACTGCTGGCTTATTCGTTACATTGAATCTGAGTCTCCTTTCGATTAAATCCTTTCCAGTCCGTCTTAAAGAAGACCAGATGCGGGAATGACAATGTAATTTAATTAGGACTACTTTCGTGAGCTTTATAAGTGTGGGTTGAAGGTAGCAGAGAAAGTATTGGAGTCTCCAGGAGTAGCATAAGTGAACTAGCTGTGGACAtatgaaaaaattgagaaaaaaagtTTCTTAGGTTAATATCCTACTTTTGTTGATGTTCAAAACATTGAGTCAAGATTGCTTCATTGGTTATAGTGAATCTCAGTCTCTTTTTTGTTTATATTCTTTTTGCTAGTTAtcgaaaacagtctctctatgAAGTAGGGGTAAAATTTGCATATATTCTATCTCTTCAAATCCTGTTTTGTGAGATTATACTGGGTATTTTGATGTTGTCGTCTTTCCACTAGTTTCACGGTACGCGCTTTGCGTGTATGCCTTGGTTAATTGTGTACTGAGATTTTCATTGAAATAGTGTGATTCCCCCAAAATATAGTTTCCATCTTTTATCAGCTTTGATTCCTTAACCCAAGAAGAGGAAGCACCAAATAAGAGGGAACACAAAATATTACTCCGTATTCTTATTATATTCACCGTGCTTTATAGAAATGACCCATGCAATTGCAATAATTTTAAACAAATTACTACATATGTTGCAAGCAAAAGTAATTAAAAATATCTTgaaatgaaaattaaaaaaatcagttAATGATATCTTATCAATTTCAAAACAATAATTTGAGGCAATACTTTACATTGCTTAAGGAACTAGGGCAACATATCGGTCGGTTTGATTTATATGTTATCGCTTTATAGACATGTTAAATTGTTATAGAATCATTAAGATATTGATTTATTGGTTATCGATTCGTGATCATTATCGGTTCAATTATTGttttaatgaccctaaaggtcattttttgaaatttttgaaaaattattgttttacTCCTCGCGATAGTTGTGCCGAGTCatgtttgatatatatatgaggttAGATTTGAAAATGAAtcgaaaagttgagattttttggaggtttaaaagttgaaatgattgactttagtcaacattttgGAATTCTgatctcgaaatggaattctgtCAGTTtcattagctccaaaatgtgaTTTTTGAGCCAATAGAACTATTGTCTCAGGTCCTGAGGTATTCAGATGAGTTTTGGAAGAGTTTTTGTGTTTTGAAAGTTGAAAGTATAAGAtaattgaccaaagtcaatattTGGTGACAGCAAGCTCGTAATGGAATCTCGACAGTTCCGTTAGCTTTGGAATATGGTTTTTGGTCCAGACATATTGTTGGTTTGGGTCTCAAGGtctttggtttgattttgagcCATTAGACAAGATGGAAAAATGTTAAAgctaaattttgactttagtcaacatttgaGGTTAGAAATTGAGTTGTGATGATTCCACTAGATCCTAATGGTGATATTTTGTTTAGTTAAGGGTTTGGTTCAGTTCTCAAAGTGTTTGGATGTGCTTCATTCCCTTATTTGAAAATTGAGGATTTCTTAAGTTAAAGTTGACTTTGGGCAAACattgaatttgaaaaattatcattttaccccttttgATTGTTGTTCCGAGTCATCTTTGATCAGTATATGAGGTTAGATTTAAAATCGGAtcgaaaagttgagatttttggaggtttaaaagttgaaatagtagactttagtcaacatttgaAATTCCAAGTCTAGGAATGAAATTTCGTCAGCTCCATCAATTTTGGAACGTGATTTGGGCTAGTAGGACTATTGGCTCTGGTCCTGAGGTATTCATATGAGTTTTGGAAGAGTTTTTGtgttttgaaagttgaaaacataaaagaattgaccaaagtcaacatttGGTGATAGCAAGCTCAGAATGAAATTCCGACAGTTTcgttagctccaaaatatgatttttgatcTAAACATACTGTTGGTTTGGGTTCCAAAgcatttggtttgattttgagcCATTAGATGAGATGCAGGAAAAgataaagttaaagtttgactttagtcaatgtCTGAAGTTAGAAAGATCATTTTTGAGTTATGACGATTCCACTATTATGATGATTCCACTAGGTCCAAATGGTGATATTTGGCCTAGTTGAAGGTTTGGTTCAGTTCTCAAAGCATTTGGATGAGTTTCATGCCCTCATTTGGAAATTTGAGGATTTTTTAAGTTAAAGTTGACCTTGAGCAAATATCGAGTTAAGGTGATCTTGTTTAggtgttttgatgatttcattgAGTCCGAAGTATCATTTTCAAACTAGTAATATATTTGGTTTGTGCTCGTGAGGTCCGGATGAGTTCTGGGTGTATTTTAAGCTTTTTGAGTTTTTTGACGTTGTTTCAACAAAATGTATCAACTAAAAggtttatttttagttttaaggatcaaaaaaatattctgaaactTTGAAAAgtttgagcatgaattatatGACTAATCTGTAAAGTTCGGTGCATTTTCGTTAAGCTGAGATTGCTAATGTTattatatcttttttattttatttcacaaaaaatataatttttttatcgcaaaatatgaaataatgttTACCGAGCAGAAAGAATATTCGACTTGGTGAACAAGCACAGAATTGAGCTTCGATTGAACAAGTCAGTCCGTATTATTATTTAGAAGATTAAGAAAACAATTGTGTCATTTCTCTATCATATGAGGGAGTTACGATCTTTTTGAAAATGAAGTGTTGGTTTGTGGTGCAAACCACTGTTGTTCAGGTATTTAAATTTCAGATTGTGTTCATTTGGTATTTTAAGCATATTGAGAGTTCTAGAGCTCGAAATGGAGTGATTCTTGCGTCTTTCTTCTGATTTAATATGGGAGTTAGTATACGATCCTCAATTCGATATTCTCTCATgattttttaattgattttcttttactatTCGTAAATTTCTTGGAAAAAATTAAGGTTTTATCGATTTGGACTATgtctttaatgaaaaaagtatatttaggattattatgttatggataaattgatttttatataaacttattgattcataaattattttatcatattaaccGCGTataatttgagatttttctgctaaagttaaagtttgataaattaagaatttcaaGGTCGATTTTTACTCCACTTTtgataaaatttcatatttgaactttCTTAAGCAtgagcaaaatatttttcaagaaacatTTCAGATTTGAAACGGGTTTTCGGATCCAGGTATTGAGGATTTTTCTCATGAACTTTGATCTTGTGTTTTGGGCTTTTGGGGATGGATTTCAATTCTGTTTTCGAATGGGTTGCACGATGAGTTTCAAAGCCTTTGGTAAcgtaatttaatataaattttcaaatttagcCCTAACcttcaaaaattgatttttttgtgtAATTCGAGACccaattttcaaaattattgatATGGGTGTTGTTGTTCTCAAATTCTTATGGCGATTTCATATTTGTTAAATTGTGTTGATTTGGAGACCCATCGAAGGGGGGAAACTCAAGTGCCTGGTTGATTGTTTGATTTTTTGAGGCAAGTGGACCTCTTGATCCTTTGTTAAGCATGTTAAATCTTTGATGCCTTATTATGTGTAGCTGGGGAGTAATAGGAACTTGGTGAAGAGTTTGTATCTGTGTTCACTTGTTAATGTTAATGGAAATCTAATGATGATAAAATGGGGTAAAACGAAAGTTGTTGTTGCAATAATGCTTGATGTATCGTGGATGATTTAAACGGTTATATCAATTCACTATTGAtgatatgttatgattgtgTGAGTATGGATTGTGTATTGATATAGAAATTTTCATCTTCTCATTATTCGTGTGAACATGCCTATTTGCATTGATTCTGAAACACCTTGATAGGTCGTGGATTGAGGTTGATGTcgaaggaaaatggttccaGCAATGCCGAAGAGAAATAGTTTCAATGGATACATGGACCTTGTAAGTCCTCCATGGTCCTGGCCTGATATTCAGTGagtgtgtatcattaggacaaaCATACATCACTCTATATGATATTGCACTACATTGTATTGCACTTTATCCTTATGATCTAAATTTAATGATTAAGGTTATGGTTGTACTTGCTGAATTGTGGAAGACTGTGATGatacttatatatatgtgtgtgtgtgtgatatTCTATATGTGCTATATTGTTATTGAGTTGTAACTGTTAGGTTGGGCTATTTGTCACTatgtaggttgtagttgaggaggttcgaaTGGAGTGTCGGGTTACTTGTGTTCTTTATTACTTAACTTAAAATGTTATTAAGGATGTTTGTTGAGTACTTTTGCTATTTTGTACTCACTttcttgcttctacacttgtgtaggttatgaGCCTGGATCATCTTGATTCCTCCTTCTCATCTTGTCCGAGGCTTATTTGACTAGTTTGTGAGGTAGCTGATTGTCACTCGATAGATATCACTTACTCTTCCtcatgtttttgtttttttctagtCACATACATtcacacttgtatttctttTGAATCTAATGTAACACTTAGAGCCTTGTACACGTGACACCAGTCTTAGAGGTTTTATGAGCAATGTTATGTTTATCCACGATATTGTTATTATACTTGCATTTATTCTGCTCTACTTCTACATTTTCTCCTTTGGTTGGGTTTTAGACTGACCTATTGTAAAAcctcaaaaattaaaaagttggaATTCAgagttaaaaaggaaaaatagtgaaaattgAAGCTTGAAGCTCGCCTATCAGCCTTGATGACTCGCCGAGTGGCTCTTGGCGACTAGGCAAATAACTCACCTAAAACTTTAGATAGACTAATAGAGGAGGGTTCTCAGAAGAAGAGGCAAGTTGGCGAAGAGGATAAGGGTTTGGTGACTTGTCAAAATAGTTAGTCAAGTCAATCATGCCCGCCAATAACTTCAGAGAAATTGGCAGGTCTAGAGGGGAATTAGGCGAGAGAAGGATCCAGATAGTGACCTGCTGAACAGGAAGGAGAGCTACGTCAAGCTTGCCAAATACATCAGAGGTTTTCTCCCATAAACGCCTGCGTTTGGCAAGCTGAGACTGGGATCAGTGACTCGCCGACTAACTTGACCCATCTTGCCCTTTCGGTCttcgatatttatttttaagtgtATTTTTATCCATTTTAGCTCATTTAATTTCTAAACTACATCGTTTGGATCCTATTTTCTAAATCTATATCTATCCAAACTCTTCAAATTCAATTCATTCACTCCCAAATCACTCTAtgcaatatttctctctctagaaaCCCCTCCCCCTAAAGATCAATTGCTTCTCCAAGTCAAGAGCTACGATTTTCAAGGTTCAAGTCTCTTAATCTAAACTGCTAGGGCTTTGATTAATTGAgctatgtggaaattcatccatggagtcccaagattttctcaattctcttactctatgaatttctcctaaattctaatttgattAAATTGCATGTGGGTCAACTCAATTATGTTATTATTCAATGTTAATGGTCTATTCATACATGAGTTCAATTcaattgcatgttttcaaggTATTTTACGATGACTCATGTATTATGACTACTTTGTGATTACCAATTTATGATTCaatattatgcatgcatcatgagcttatgaactatgattttaatgatgtttattaatgaagtatgaattatggattTTAAGATAAAGATTACttcaaagtaaagtatgttatCATAAAGGTTTTCCGTGATTTTCTATGAACAAGCTCATCATGATTTTAATGCTTTAGATAAGTATccttatgaatatgttatgatgtcatgatatgttgaatgagctattcttatgactTCTAAATATTTATGATGAGCTTGATATTACTATATTCTTACCAACTTTAAAGCTTATGTTGTATTACGTATGATATTTCGTTGAAAGTTGACCTaacaccgagtggactttgagATTAAGGCTTACTCGTTAGTAGAGGTGTGAAGCCATTAGTAGAAATTTtattatcccataactacgtgccaccgtaggaagaaggatcacccGTTGGTAGAGGGAATGATTCCTTAGCAAGGGCCATCTGttagttgaggcttgattccttagtagattagtagatccacttaggcatgacggttcttaccttggcaagtttGGATCCTCTCTTTTCAGTATGTGAGGTAAACACTGGaatctatgttatagctcacatggtttatgtcaattaacggtatctctcacaaagtaaagtatgctTTCTCACAAAGACTTATGGATCTCAAAATGACTTTTATTGTCTCacctatgtatatattatggTACATATCCTCATGGTGATTTtgtgatgcattgaccacatgattacgATGACTTatatgttttcaagttttactcatgttttcgAGAATTGAGTTCTTCTTATTATCGGTGAGCCGCTACCCCTCATACTCTTCTTTCCATTTTTGGGTCACTCTTCTTATCTGCCATACCCCCAATtcagatattggtcatgcatcccatgttcatattggTTATTTTCTAGTATCATTGTTCATGAATGTTTCtcaaatacttagtacatttcatgtactaacacatacttttgcttatattgtatcataatgtagggtcagaCGATCACGCTCctcccgctcgtggctagagttattTTGATTGCTACtacttgattggtgagtcctcatgtctcGAGGGCGTACGTAATTAATATGAGTTTATGTTCTTTTTGTCTtgacatttttttcttctttgggTGAGCTAAGAacatgtcttatgcccccatctagactaaaGTAAAGGCATGTTAGACGTTTTGTTGGGTTGTAGTTTCATGTTATTTCATGTTGctttaaatatttctcttattgaGACTTATATTTCGATTAAGTTTTTCCTTGAAGATTtaagttaccttatgtatgcgacgatgctaagaggcttggttgaggtCTCTCGGGATTTCGATTGTCGTGTCacgcctagggcctagcttgggtcatgacacttgtCTTGGTGGGATAAGACAGGTGCCATCACGCTTGaatttttggatcatgacaCAAATGAACAATGCATATGAgttgatacattatatattGCTCAAAAGCAAACACTGATACATAGTAAAATAACCAAGAGTTTGAGacaaccaaaaataaaagtatgaaactAGATCCTAAGTCAAGGACTTTATATGTCGAatgatataatatattttattaatttactatCGATTTATCATTTAACTCGTTACGAAAAAACTCAAACCGTTAAAAACTGATAATTCGATCATACAAAAATCAAAACCGTTATCGAAGTTGTTAAACTATTAACCTATTACCGATAAATCAATAActtttttcaattcaaattatcgatttgattttgattttgaaccACCATAAAAGAAACCAATGTGTACATAGGTTGGATTAATTCTGGTTTTCATTTATCAAATAAGTTTCCGTTTCTTATTGTATTAATTACACTAAAGGCCTTTGCTATTAAAGGAGAATGAGCTTTCTCTATCTCCACAACTCTAATTGTAACATGATCTGGAAAAGCAGTTCAGTAAACATCTCtataaaatgattaaatttcAGATACATtctctatattttaaaattaaatacttACACCCCTTTTACTATGAAAATCCTATATGCACACCCCTaaggaggtatatccaaaaccAATTATATTAGAATataattagaatcataaatGTAATATCTTACGTAAAATTTTAGATAATTTTGAAGTGCAAGGATATTAAACAgactaaaat
This sequence is a window from Solanum dulcamara chromosome 10, daSolDulc1.2, whole genome shotgun sequence. Protein-coding genes within it:
- the LOC129871505 gene encoding ATP synthase gamma chain, chloroplastic-like; translated protein: MASSIWVSSKTSICDSSSLSFTSHLVKFPISDAKLNNRNPTFQSLKLPLPSIHCGIRELRERIDTIKNIQKVTEAMKLVAAAKIRRAQEAVISTRPFAETLVDMLYNISQQLQLEDVEIPLTEIRPVKKVALVVIAGERGLCGGFNSGIFKKAETRMAELTNLGIGYTLISVGKKGNAYFRRRRKGEFVDRFVEGENFPTTKEAQVIADDVFSLFVSEEVDKVELLYTKFVSLIKSDPVIHTLLPLTPKGEVFDVNGRSVDVDEDEFFRLTTEGGKLTVVRDHLMVKKGTYLPNLEFEQDPAQILDALMPLYLNSQILRALQESFASELAARMNAMSSATDNAIELRRNLSIAYNRERQAKITGEILEIVAGADALT